A genomic segment from Agelaius phoeniceus isolate bAgePho1 chromosome 2, bAgePho1.hap1, whole genome shotgun sequence encodes:
- the LOC129135007 gene encoding solute carrier family 2, facilitated glucose transporter member 3, which yields MDTKKKITAPLIYAVSIAAIGSLQFGYNTGVINAPEKIIRGFFNRTLSERSGAAVSQELLTSLWSLSVAIFSVGGMIGSFSVSLFVNRFGRRNSMLLVNVLAFAGGLLMAFSKAAGAVEMFIIGRFIIGTFCGLCTGFVPMYISEVSPTSVRGAFGTLNQLGIVVGILVAQIFGLEAIMGTEGLWPMLLGFTILPAIVQCIGLLFCPESPRFLLINKMEEEKAQAVLQKLRGDRDVSQDIEEMKEESAKMSQEKKVTVPQLFRSPNYRQAIIIAIMLQLSQQLSGINAVFYYSTGIFERAGITQPVYATIGAGVVNTVFTVVSLFLVERAGRRTLHLAGLGGMAVCAAIMTVALALKDVVDWIRYISIVATFGFVALFEIGPGPIPWFIVAELFSQGPRPAAMAVAGCSNWTSNFLVGMLFPYAEKLCGSYVFLIFLVFLVIFFVFTFFKVPETRGRTFEDISRGFEGRGNGSSPQKMEMNKAA from the exons ATGGACACCAAAAAG AAAATCACAGCGCCTCTTATCTATGCTGTTTCCATTGCTGCCATTGGATCTCTACAATTTGGATACAACACCGGTGTCATCAATGCCCCTGAGAAG ATCATCCGGGGCTTTTTCAACAGAACCCTGTCAGAAAGGAGTGGGGCGGCTGTCTCCCAAGAGCTACTCACCTCTCTGTGGTCACTTTCTGTGGCCATCTTCTCAGTAGGAGGCATGATTGGCTCCTTCTCAGTCAGTCTCTTTGTAAACAGATTTGGCAG GAGGAACTCCATGCTGCTTGTGAATGTCTTGGCCTTTGCTGGTGGCCTTCTCATGGCCTTCTCtaaggcagcaggagcagtggaGATGTTCATTATTGGCCGCTTTATTATTGGCACCTTCTGTGGCCTCTGCACCGGCTTTGTGCCCATGTACATCAGCGAGGTGTCACCCACCAGTGTCCGTGGAGCCTTCGGCACCCTCAACCAGCTGGGCATTGTTGTGGGCATCCTGGTGGCTCAG ATCTTTGGACTAGAGGCAATCATGGGCACTGAAGGACTTTGGCCAATGCTTTTGGGGTTCACAATCCTCCCAGCAATCGTGCAGTGTATTGGTCTTCTGTTCTGCCCTGAAAGCCCCCGCTTCCTATTGATCAACaagatggaggaggagaaagccCAAGCAG TTCTCCAGAAGCTCCGTGGCGATCGAGATGTATCTCAAGACATCGAGGAGATGAAAGAAGAAAGTGCTAAAATGTCCCAGGAAAAGAAAGTAACTGTGCCACAGCTCTTCCGTTCTCCAAACTACCGTCAAGCCATTATCATTGCCATCatgctgcagctctcccagcagctctcaggCATCAATGCT GTATTCTATTATTCCACGGGGATTTTTGAACGAGCTGGTATCACACAGCCTGTCTATGCCACCATTGGAGCCGGTGTGGTGAACACAGTCTTCACTGTGGTGTCG CTGTTCCTGGTGGAGCGTGCTGGCCGCCGGACCCTCCATTTAGCTGGTTTGGGTGGcatggctgtgtgtgctgctatTATGACTGTGGCTTTGGCTCTGAAG GATGTCGTGGACTGGATCAGATACATCAGCATTGTTGCCACTTTTGGCTTTGTGGCTCTTTTTGAGATTGGCCCTGGCCCTATCCCGTGGTTCATTGTGGCAGAGCTCTTCAGCCAGGGCCCACGACCTGCAGCCATGGCAGTGGCTGGTTGTTCCAACTGGACCTCCAATTTCTTAGTGGGAATGCTCTTCCCCTATGCAGAG AAACTATGTGGCTCCTAtgtcttcctcatcttccttgTTTTCCTGGTCATCTTCTTTGTCTTCACCTTCTTCAAAGTGCCAGAGACCAGGGGCAGGACTTTTGAAGACATCTCCAGAGGCTTTGAAGGACGAGGAAACGGCTCATCACCCCAGAAGATGGAGATGAACAAAGCTGCCTAA